CCCTCTATACGGCCAGAATCTGCCCAAGTATTTTGAGGAGCTCTAAACGCTGACCGAGAAAGAGGTCGAGATGATTGAGGACCTGAAAGAGCAGATCATTAAATCGGCTGAGTTTGTTCGCGGCGATCCGATGGAGCTTTCAGTGTATCGGCGGATTACTCTCTGTTTTGGAGCACTCAGCCTATCTGGCTGCCGGTGAACGGGTAGAAGGCCGCGAACTGGTTTTCCTGACGAAGACCGAAACTCCGAAGGTGATCATCCATCGTCTGATGCCTGCCACCGTTCGCGAGAAGCAGCGTGCCTTGGATATGTCGATGGCCGCAGTGGACGGAATCTACCACGAGCGTTTCTATCCCCAGCCGGGTATGCACTGCTCGTGGTGCAGCTACCGCGCCGAGTGTTCACTCTGGACGGAAGGAGGTTCCCAATGATGCCCTGGGTTGTCGCTGGCGGCCTGACGGTCGTCACCAGTCTCTTGATGCTTGATGGTAACGATCCTCCTCCACCGCCGCCAGCTCCAGCAGCTGATGTTAACAGCCTAAGCGACGCGATCTTCTGGATCGGCGGATGCTCTGTTGCCTGTTCCCTGATCGGGGCCTTTACGCTAATTACGGTGACGCGTTTAAGGAGAAAGGATCGACCATGAGCACAGCGATAAAGATCCTGCTTGTGTGCCTGACCTCGTAGTCACTCAAGATCAAGGCCTGCATCCTTCTGGATGTTAGGCCCGTACGCTCGACTCAGGCAGACTAAATATTGAACTCTCTTTGTTTGCTCGTGAAGAATAGGAAGTCTTAGGGGTAAAGGCTCAGAGGCGTATTTTGTAAGGATAAACTCAAATCTTTCTCTTGCCTTGGTTGTCTGGAGATTTGTTACTAATGGCTAAGAAAACTAATGCTTATCGTGCACGCGACTGAATTTAATCGTAAAATAAATGAGCTTGCTAAGCGTGGAGAGCGTCTTGCGGAAGAGCTTGAGGCGGGTCAGGCGGATTCTCCATTTACAAATGAGTTCAAGTCATTGCAGCAGTCGGTAAAGTCTACTCCGATTCGAGCGTTAGTCATCGGTATTGATACAGAGACCACTTATGCTGCACTTTCATCTCTGATTGAGCAGGAGTATAATGTCTGTAAAGTATTTGTACCTTCGCGACTGGGTTACAGTGAAGTTGTGCTGCAGGAGCGTGGCTTTCAGATGGACACGGGTGAGCAGCGCCTGGAATTTGACGATGTAGATTCATTCGTCACTGCATTGCAGGATGCTCATGTATTACACGACGAGGACAATCCCAAGTGGATGGATCCGTTGCGTTTGCAGCTAAAGGCTCCGGCGCATCTTAGTGGTTTAAGCCTGCTCGTCCCTGATTCGATAGATAGTATCGTTAAGAAGCCGGCCCTTCTTTCTACCTTAGCAGACCAAGCGGACTGGCTGTTTCTGGCAGGCTATACAGGCTCTTCTTTTACTGATGAGCAAATTTCAGCGCTCCAGATCATGCTGAACAGCATGATTGGCTTTCAGGGCCTTTTAGTTTCACCGAAGGAAAGTACCAACTCGAAGCAAGTGCAGTCCGCATGGTGGAAGAACTGGCGTGTCAATCTATCGCTGGGTGTCGTCAATATCGAATCCTCTATCCTTTCCGGTCGCCTCGCAATGCTGACCAATCCCGAGAGTGAGTTGCGTCAATTTATTCTCGAGTCCCGAAGAGCACATCGTTTGGAGTCGGGTTTTGACCTATTGCTCAACGAGCTCCAACAGCAGCTAAAGCGACTGAATAGCAAAGCCCGGTTAGTGAAGGGAGAGCTGGATTCCGGTTCAGGCGAGCGTGGCACGCTGCGGCGCAGTGCTGAGGATCTTCGATCTCGAATTTCTGATGAGTACGACAGCATTCGTCAGTCTTTGGAGCAGGAGGCGAAACGACAACTCTCGCCTCAGGGAGAAATCTATCTGGCTTTGCGAAATGAGGTCGACCGATTCGAAGCGGATGACATAGAGCAGACAATGGCGGGCTCGAAGATTAAGCTCCGAATTAATGATGAAACCCGGGCTGATTACACCCAATTGATTACCCGTCTCGGGAAGCAACGTATTCAAGCTGATATACAACTCTTAGGGGAAGGTATTGGGCTATCGGTCCAATCGGTCGAAAAAGATTTGGAGGAAATGACTGGTTTTCGTACGAAGCTCAGCCTAGATCCGATAGACGAACGGCAAATCTGGGATTCTACCGAAGCCATCGCACGTCCAGAAATTAAATATCGTGGTGATATGGATAAACCCACCCTGATGAAACGC
This region of Coraliomargarita sinensis genomic DNA includes:
- a CDS encoding PD-(D/E)XK nuclease family protein, which encodes MFAAIRWSFQCIGGLLSVLEHSAYLAAGERVEGRELVFLTKTETPKVIIHRLMPATVREKQRALDMSMAAVDGIYHERFYPQPGMHCSWCSYRAECSLWTEGGSQ